The nucleotide sequence CGATTCTTAACATGAAGTTTCTGTTTAACTTATTCGTCAGGTTTCTTACGCTGTTTTGGAAAATAGCTCAGTTAAACGCAAAATAACTTCCCTATCTCTAATTCATCGATTCGCCTTTCGCCATGTTCAGCAACGCATTCATTTGGAACCATCAAGTTGGTTGATCAACGTCCAAacaaatatacacatatatgtcACACTTAAAACGCATTTGGAACTCAGACGCAGCTTTGCCACCAGCAACAGACGCTACAACGATTGCACACGGTTGCAACAGCGAATCTAGAGTTTCACATTCCGCTGGTGTGCGGTTAATAAACCGCAAACTGTTCGAGACAACGCAGTTAGGCACAGATACTTTTGCTGCTTTGCAAAGCAGACTCCCTAAGAGAAATACATGCAACGTGTCAGATTGTGTGAACGCTGCTATCAAGGTCAGCCCAATCAGACGGGCAAGTCAGTGTACACACACGCTCGCAAGTATCTGGTTGAATAACTCTTTTGAGATACTCAAAATACGATCAAAGTGCCATGCAGAACCAAACCGAGCAAATAGATCGATACGAATGCGTCTTGGCCAAGAAAtcacaattaaataattgattgAAGCCCTCACAGCACAATGGGCTGCCGTCACTGTTGAAAAATCCGAAAGTTGGATTGACTCGTTGagtacatgtacatatgtattatgAGAGCTATTTTCACACAACATAAATTTCCCGCTGCATTTCGGGGGGACAGCTAATCAGCCGCGGTGCACGAGGAAAAGTCTAATGGCCGTTTTTCATCTTCATCCAAGGGAAAGTTGGGTTACACAACGAGTGCATGGCTTGGGGGCGAAAAAGCAGGTCTGACGCCGCCCATTACCCCGTTCCACTCTATTCCACATCAATTCCTAGCGAAgatattatttctttattatattccccaattaaaaattgaaagtTATACAAACTAAAACATCCCACAAAAACCATTAGGAAAGCTCCCCCTTCAGAAGAAAGTTATTAATGGATGTGTATAACTGACATAACTGACATGCCTAGAGTCCtagaatattttaatttaattaaaaacaagacCCGCTCAATCAGGCCATAAAAGATCATTGCTGGCAAGGAAAATTGAAACTGCAAACCAAGGAATGGCAACAGTCTCTGATCTAGAGTATGCCCAAGTATTGAAGAATTTGTAGGCGTGATGACAATAATTAGATCTTAGAGGAGCATTCCATCCCCATGGAAAACTATTTATGGACAGACTGATAAGTTTAATCGCACGGCTTTCGTTTGCTAATCGTCTTCTCAGTTGGCGAGATAAATAGGCAGTTGCTCAGTGAAATCGAAGCAACCTTATAGCTCCTCACAACGAGcatgaaaattcaaattggtTTTCTAGTTTTTTTATTACTGGACGGTTATATTAAAAGACCGTTTCTTCAACTCATCCAAATTATCCTGGTGCACGCTATATGGCGCGTTCCCAGTCGAAAATGATTCGGGCCGCCATGGTCGTGGACGACCCTAATATGGTGGCCTGGCTGCCATACCTTAACTTTCTTCGCTTTCTGAAGCGAAACTTCTATCCCAGGACTGATTTGCGCCGCTTACTTCAGGTGGGACTCATCCGTTGGATCGCACTTAGCGATGCCCAGAAGAGGTTATTTGAGCCAGAAGTAAGGTATTATCCACACCATTCCGTTGACTTATGATTTTTCCTATCTCCCAGCGAATCCTGGCGCGTGTGGCTCGCAGGCAAAGGAATAAACGACGCCGCCGACTACTTCGCCGTGCTCGGCATGGCCAGAAAGGACGTGGTGCAGTGCGACGCCCCATCTACGACAGCCGTCCTAAACCGCGACGCCGCAAACCGAAGTAGAGAGTGAGCAATGCATTTTGAAATCAAAACTACTATTCTTAGGTGGCTGTCAATGAAAGTATGCGTATCATATTCATATCTTCTTACATTGTCCTTTGTTTTCAGTCGGTAAAAGCGAGGCAAGCACTGCAgctaaatgtatttatatatatataaatatatatttttttttaccaaaataaaaaagtatgGATGATTTGAGAAAATGTATGCAACTGCTCGGGTTTATCTTACATCGCAGGCCACGATCGGAATCTGGATGACGGAAAATGTGCCATCGGCGATACAATTCGACCAGTCGTCTTTGTGTgccaataaataatttataatttttagcTTCCGTTCGCTACGCAAACAAAGCGGCCACGAAAGCAAGTTGAGAAACAAAAATAGCGACTTCAACCACAACTAGTTTTCAGTTTGGCCTGCGCTGACGAACCTGACTTCGCGCTTTTGGCATGATTAGTGATCGGAAACCAATCCAAACTCGTTGCCTTTTGCTTTAAAAATTCCCGTTTCGGATGTTTCCACTCGCACCCCCCGCTCACCAGTTACTTAACTATTTGGCAAGCGTCTAGCGACTCAACAGGCGGCAGTTGCAACTCTTATGTCAAAGTTATCGGCACTCAAAAGAGTAATTACAGTTTAATTACTATCTCCCGCTCGTTTCAAAAGTCGGTCCGGTCCGCATTGAAGCTATTCCCGGAGAAAGACTCTCCAGCGTCTTTCCACCTGGGCGAGAAGTAACTTAGGTGTGCGATTCGCAAAGCCCCATATCGAAGTCAAGCCTTGCTAAGCCTGGCTTATGGAGGGCAGTACGGGGCAGGAGATCGGGCTCCCCTTTGAGCTTCGCTCTTCATTTCCGTATGCCTTCCTGTTCACACTTTGGTAATCGCACTCTGCGTGGCCACGAACTACCATGCGTGGTAAACACTGTTCTGCGAGGGGTTCAACGACTCAACCCCGTTCGAGACCTCCGTAGCCCCATGTTAAAGGCAGCTTAGTCTCGAAATCGATAGGTGCACTTGAGTGCACTTCATTGCCGAACTAGGCAAAAGTCTTTACAGAAAGTCAATAAACCGACCAAAAAGAAGCAGAGATCAAAACACTCCTGTTCGAAAGGCTAAATGCATTCCGCAGCAGGAAGCTAAAGATAAACCAAGACATTTAAATGAAAGGTCAGGTTTCCGTGTTCCCCCTGCCCGAGCATTCTTTTACCCGCACTTCGCCGATACTGTGCCCGGGAGCACCAGAAACTAAAAACAATCAACAAGGGCGGGCTCGCATCCGGATATGAACGTGGTGGTGATAGCTGCCTTATCATCACAGACTAGGCAcaccatttcatttcattgatTCCAGAGGGAAATACTCACAATATCTTCATATCCAGTCGGAGAGATGTAATTCGCTGGGTATTGAAGACTATGCCAACTAACGCGAATAGGCAGAGCATTCCACTTTCACTTGTGGCTTTCGCGTCGGAACCCTATGCCGATTATTATCACCGTGGAAATGAGCAGGCGCCGCAGCGACACCTTATTGTTGCCCACTTGCTCGGAACTCTCGATTCGCCTGGCGTTCGCTTTAAATGTTGTTTTCCAGGTACGCGGTACACGGTACCAGTTTTGCCCAGCAATaaacaattgaatttttaagttGCACAAGCACTAACACCACACCAACACAGGCACGGTTACAACTACAACGGGCACCACTACCAGCACGTACGCGACTTGCAAAATCTCGTTTcgcttgtgtgcgtgtgtttgcgAGCAATGCTGGCGTTGTGTGCGTGCGAAAATTCACTCGACGAGAAATCACAATTCGACGACACTTGTTTCAATATTCCACCAGCATTCTGCGTGCTTCCTTGCCAGTATCGGGTCGATCTCAAatcttaaatataaacaagTTGTACATTGACTTTATGGGACAAGAGGAGAGGGCTGCTCTGCTCGCTGCGACCGAGGGGCgagacacagacacacacgcaGGCAGGGCGATgtcagacacacacacacacacgcgcgaaGGAACAAAAAGAGACGCGCCCATAGTGTGTATACATCGTCGATACACAAGGGTGCACGAATGAAGCGGCGCGTACTCCTTTGGACTGTGTTTACCACCTTATTATGCACAGCTGCAGCACTTCAAAATTATCTGTAATCCGCTTCTGCTTCCTTTGTATTCTactacaaaaacaaattacgCGACGACCGGACGTCTACACGTCCAAAGCAATCGACTTTTTTCTTCGAATGACGCGTTGCTCGGCGAGTTTGTGGGAACTCGACGGAGACTCGAGTAATCGCTAGCGCGTTTTTCTGCTGGGCTGTGCGGTCACACTGTGCAACGACCTTTTCGGCTCAATAAATATACCATTTACTCGTTGAGTGAATCGGTATTCCCGTTACTCGTAGCGTAAGCGGGTATACTAACCGATTCGAGACTTTTGAATGACTAACCGAAACAAAGAGGTTTTCGAACGTATCTGCATCCTAGTATAATCGGTGACGAGTGAGTCTTCTTGCCGAAAATATCTCATTTGTAGCGCTTGCATTCCATATTGCCGGTGTGAAACCTATCACCCAATTCTGCTCTGGTTTCGTTGCATTTGGTGAGGGcatgaataaaataatttgtttttaagtgaCGCTTAGAAGCATTCCTCGCTAAATTGCGCAATTGTCTGAGCGTCCCAAATTAGAAAATGCATGATAAGCTGCCTTCAGACATAGTAATTTAATAGCACACATGCCCACATGTTGAGATCTCAAGGCGTAGATTAAATTTTCCGACCGGACAGCCGCAGCCTGGTTCTGCGTGAGTTCAACAATCTCTAAATTGGTCGTTGCAATGTAAATTGTGCTGCAGGCCACTGCGATCGGTCCCTTTCCCCTGGCGCAAGCCACATTTTTTTGATTGACTTGAATTGGCTCTTGGATATGATCGTCCGCTCAAAATGCTTGGCTGCTATGTGGACGAACAGCTCGCGTTTGGTTTTCCATCTCATTTCACTTGCGTCCACCATTTCTGTTGGGATTTATCTATTTATCTCAATCAATAAGTGCACTGCAAGACAACTATTTTTGTTACACCCATATGGTTTTGTCTCTGTGGACATCGGATATTTCTATTAATGTACAAATTCTGTGACACTAAACTATGATGATCCGAGAAAACGGCATTCGTCGAATCCTTTCCGGGGTTTCCATGCGGATTTTAGAGAAACATATTCCATAAGCACCTCTTGGAAATGACCCTTTACAAGTACTGAGAAAAATCTGGAGACACATGTTCGGAAATAAAATTTGGGCCTATTCTGAGCACCCCTCAACTGCAGAATTAGTGAGCAGAAGTTGTTAAGCGTATGGGTGATCCTGCCCCATGCTCATGTGGCATCTGGCATGTGGCTTCTACCACTGGGTTAATCGACAGCGACTAAGAGAGTGCGAACTGGTCCAGGGGGAATCGAAATAAAACCATATGCGCCCTGAAAGTATTTTTGGAACACACGAACCCAACGAAATGGGAGGATTCGTTGGTTCGGTTGATTTCATGTCATTCCTGCTGCATTTTTGGTGGCTGTCGCCACACCCAAGTCTAAAAAGTGTAGTTCATCGTTTATTgtgtattattttaaaaacactCTACATCCAGTAAACAAATATGGGGAGTGTTTCATTGGAGGAAGGCGATTTGTCAGAACATTACCCATGCGCTGAACGTCGGTCCCAATGCTTCTGTggattgataaaaaaaaaaaatgatacaATCAGTCGCGGCAATACTGTCCTACGCAATTTCGattatgttcatttatttatattaaaagtaGCAAGGAACCAGTCAATTACGTGACTATCTGCGGGAAGCGGCAGCAGTGCGATATTGTAATTGATGCAGGCACGGAGCTGTTGAAAGCAGATCTATAAACACAGAACGAGATGAATAAGTGGTGGCAgctgtttcttttttctgtTCGTGGGCGCAGGCAAGAAGGCACACAGGATGTGCGTGTCATCAGACAGGCGCGCCCGAATCCGAACCGGAGCCTACCCTCACTTGACCTGCGCAGGGTAAACACACCCTGTGGCACATCTCTCGGCACGCACATACTTCGCCGTGTTCTATTTGGGTCACGTGTGAAAGGAGGACTTAGTTCCGAAATCAAGGGCGCAAAACTAAAAAGCATGTCTCACTTTTGACTTTACAATTGAATGGTGTGCTACTAGAACATTGTCCGTTTTGGTAGGGAGGAGTTAAATGAAAGATATGGTGTAACTGTACTAACCTGCGTAAAAACTCCTACTTCCTTCTTTTCGAGCCCCCAGTTGATTGAGCTTTGGGGCGCTGCGTTTTCCGCATGCTGCGCTTGCGGTTTTCGCTTTTCCTCTCTGCGTTCTCTTCGTTGcgctttttaatgaactccaGTCGCATGCGAGACTTGACAATTTGCTCGGGGCGGCGCATCTCCTTGTCGTTTCCGGTCAGTCGCTTCTTAAGTTCTAGCTTTAAGTTGTGCCGCGCATGACGACTGACTGGGTAGCGCTGGGCATGGCTCAACGGCTTGGCGTTTTCGTCATCACTACCTGCATTTTCGCGCTGCAGCTGGTCCTCGATCTTAGACTTCTCCTTCCACTCAGCATAACGACCTGTTTTAAAGGAGGCAGGAATCCACGCACCGGACTCGGTCCGAATTTTGTTGGCTCGCGGATCTTGTACAGAGAccatttttttcttaattcgGTCCCACTTCTTAAGGCCGGGCTTGTGCTTCACTTCCTGGGATAAGTCGCGGTCCGACACCGAAAACTCGGCGTTCTGCGCCTGCCGCTCAAAGTTGTTAATGGCCAGACCATCCTCTGTGTGCTTGTCTGCCGACTGGTACGGCACATAGTGATCCTCGTCCTTGCTGTTTATCTTCCGCTTTTTCTTCTTTGGCTTGTCCTTGTAAAGGGCGTCCATGTTCTGGAGCCTCTTGGGCGCAACGACTTTATTGAAAGTACTACTAATAGCTTCCTCGTCGGCGGTGGGCATTCTGCCTGAGCTTGGGTTGAGCGCCTCGATCGTTTTCTTTTCCTCGTCTATGTCCTCTTCTGCGCGCTGCTGCCTAAACTTGTTGATTACTTCCGCATGCTGCATTCGTTTTTCCTTCATAACGATAAACTGCGTGGACTTTTGAGTGGTGTTGAGTTCAAAAACGGTCTGAAAAGGGCACAATTACTAATACGTGAGCGAGCATTTATCGTAAAACTGTTGAGAAACTCACACCACCAGGACGGAAACTACGCATCTTCACCAGTATATCGTGCTTTTCCTCCTGCAACTTGCGCTCTGCGGCGCTCACCTTTGCCTGCGACTCTGTTGATTGTCCACTAGCTTCAGCCGCCTGGGCGAGCACAGGGGCAGCTGTGAAGAAATCCTCCAATGGCTTGAGAGcaaagaatttaattttctttacACGCGCGTTGGCATCCGTGGAGGCTACTGGTCGGGAACTCAAGTATTTTTTGTAGGCGTTTTCGCTGGTGCGCAATACTCCGGCCTGCAGAAATACATGTACAATTACGTATCATTAGAAACCATAAAATGCAGTACACTCCATTTGAAACTTACAATATGGTGACTTTTCTTTATATCGGTCACTGTGAGGTGCTCTTCCTCGAGCAAATCTTGCGGAATGGTTCCCAATGCCGAGCTGTCGTGTATATTAAAGGGTCTGTTCAAGAACAAGTGCAGATCCAGTAGATGTGCTGTGTCGTCTGTGGATACAATAGAGTATGCGGTTCCTGTGCGACCAGCGCGAGCGCAACGACCTACCCGGTGGACAAACAGTTTCGGTTTACCCGGGAAGTGCAGGTTCACCACAAAGTCTAGACTGGGAATGTCAATACCACGCGCGGCCACGTCCGTGACTATTAGCACGGACACCTTTTTGTTCACAAATTTGGCGGTGTTTATTTTGCGTGCAGCTGGATCCAGGCTGGAGTAGACTGAGGCGTTGGAGATTCCAGCCTCAGTAAGTATGTACGAAATGAGTTCGACATGGTGCTGAGTACCGGCGAACACCACGGTTTGCGACTGCACCGGAATAACGTACTTAAGAAGAACCACAAGTGCTGTGTAGCGGTCGTCTGGTCGACAGTACAGAAACTTTAGAGCCAGCGCATCCGGGAGCTTGGATTCGACGTCTAAACGAATGAGCACTGGGTCGTTCAGTCCGGCACGGGCGAACTCTACTAGCAGTTTTGGCAGCGTGGCTGAAAACATGACCGTCTGCCGGGACGATGGCAATCTGTGCAACGTTTCGTTCAGTTGCTCGCCGAAGCCCATCTCGAAGAGTCGATCGGCTTCATCAAACACCACGTACTCTAGagagcaaataaattaattccTGCTTTTATGGTCCGCAACTATCAACTCACCTATGGAATTTAGCTTCAAGTCCATTTCTACGCACAAATGAAGAAAACGACCTGGCGTTGCAACAATTACGTCCGGACAGGTATGTATGGCCGAGAACTGTGAGTCCATGGAGTCGCCACCTAGCACCAGAATGCTCTTCAGTTCCATAAAGCGGCCCAGCTCCTTTATGAACTTATACGTCTGCACAGCCAGTTCGCGCGTCGGAGACAGGATCAGGGCACGGGCCCCCTTTGTGGGCTCGCGCCTCTGTAGCTTTTCAAAGAGCGGAATCAGAAAGCAGGCCGTCTTGCCAGAGCCCGTCTTGGCCATTGCCACCACATCGCGTCCCTCCAGGATCAGCGGAATCGTTTTCCGCTGTATGGGGGTGGGAACCTTGTAACCCCGCTTGGTGATGCCCTTTATCAGCTCGAAGCCCAGGCCCATCGACTGGAATCCACCACTCTTGTTCttcttggacttggacttgagAATGTCGGCGCCCCGGTCGCTGGTGCCGGCATCGTTGTCCAGTGATGGAAAGCCTGGTATTTCATCCGCCTGCTTCTTACGCTGCCAATGCAAAGTATGTATTGAAAGCTAAGCAACAAGAGACAATCCTCttaccatattttttttgttttgaataaaAACAACACGTGCAAAATCGATGACTATTCCACACTATCGATAACTCCATAAATTATCCAACACTGATTTCTTAAAAATTGACTAACGCTACAATATACCGCATTGTAATTGGCGCTTAGATTTTCATTTGATTAACTcgcgttttattattttaatatttactaTTTTGAGTAGACCATCTTTTAAATCGACCATATATACACTGCCGATTAAAATTAGAGGATAGCTTACATATGCCCAAAGGGAAAAAACCTCATAAGACCTCGACCAAACGGGAAAATAACAGATATAAAAGACTGGTGCGATTTAATAGCTAtgtaaatgtattaaataaatgctaCATCTTGTGCAGATTATGGattgaaaatgaattttttaaaCGATATATTTCTATCGACATCCGAATTGGTTTAAAGCTCTCATAGCATTCAAGTTATTAAGGTTTCGATAAGAAATGGTATGAAATCGTCATTAAACTGGGTGCTTTACAAATGCACTTATCGGCTGAATATCCTAAATATACCTTATCGAACTTACGCTAAACTTATCTTTGCATTAACTAAACGTCCTCTCCAAAATCCAAGTCCGCCTCCGACTCTTGAACCAGCACCATCTGCTCCAGGCGGTCAATGCGCCTCAGCATTTCCTCCTTTTCCCGCTGAAAGGAGTCGGCCCGCCGCCGCAGGTCTTCGTTTTGACGCCGCAACTCGTGAAGCTGGCGACAGATCTCAGAAGAAGTTAGCAGCGGCATCACGTTCGGAGATTTCGGCGACTGCTTCGTCGCATTGACGATTGTCTTGCCAGGTGCCGCCCCGTTGTTTACTGCGCCTTGGCCGGATCCTGCCGAGAGTGAAGGTCGCAGCTGTATCGTCTGGACGGTGCCCACTTGTCCCCTAAGCGAACTGCCCGACGCGGGATGGCCTGAAGGCAGTGGGGATGGGACCGCGGCTTCGTTCTGGCTGTGTGATTCTTCTAGCGCAGTGAGATCCTGCGGCCTTTGCAGGGAGGGGAGCTTTAACTAATTAAGCGGGGTTCAAGTAAAGTAAGGAGGTGAGCTCAGAAACTATTTAATATTCACCTGTCGAGCCTGCAACTGGCGCATGTTGACTAGCTTTGTGCCATCGGGAAGATGCCGCACCATTCCAGAGCTGTCGATAAGGCAAGATCTTATATATATCTCCCAAATATGTGAAATTAACGTACCTTGCCAATGAGGCGGGTATTTTCTGAAGGGACTTTGCCGTGCTGTCCGATCCGTAGAGTTTCTTAAAATCAGTCAACGAGATAATGCGTATATTCTGCCctcaaatattaattattatacgAATTAGCGAAACAAAACAATGAAATGCATACCTTGTTCTTGGCAACTCCCGCCGGTGACGGAAGATCCTTCTGCTTCAGGACATTCATCCGAATCTTGGGATGAGAATTATTAACATTTGTGCGGAGCGCTGCGACCGAAGGCCGGGCGTTTCCGTTCGTGGATTGCTTGCCGCTGATGCCCGATTTTGTTTCGTGCAGCAGCATGCGTCCTCCTTCAGAGAGGACAAGTTGGCGTCCATTCTGCAACGCAGTGTTCAGCATTTCTTTCGAGTCCTCGTCATCGTTGTCCTGCACCATGTCTGCGATTTCGTGCGTCTTTAGTATGTAAAGCGCAGTGTTCCGCAGGACGTTTGCATCTGGCAGGGAAAATAGGTTTTTCGTTAAATATTCGTTTAATATCTCCGAATCTAGTAACTTACGGCCTCGCATGTTTTCTAGGACATCCATTCGTTCTTCAACCGACATTTCTTTGTCGTCCACGGTTTTAATTACTTCCGGTTCGTCCATTATTGAGCTGACAGCTTCATTGGTTTCCTTCTGCAAATCGATGGGGAATAAATATGATATGATTTTTCTTTCTGCGAATCAATTGGGAATAAAGTATTTGTCACAATTTTTTAGGATCAGGAATGTAGGCCAAAGTTGGGAATGTTCTTGCTATTATTTGTGACAACCTAATACAAGTTGTCGAAAGTACATACTTTGGTCTTATGTGCTTGTTGCTGAAGTTTGATAAGCGCAGCGTGGGAAAAGGCAGCGATCAATTGTATTGTTAAGAATAAGGAACAGCCAAGCGAAACGTAAGTAAAACCTCATATTAAGTAGTAAATATGGCCTTCAGTGGATTTCTTCAAGCGCACTCACCTCCGATTCCTCGTGTAACTTCTTACTGGCCTGCGCCTGTCGTGCCGCTTCCAACTCCGCCAGCACATCCGCTTGTTCCGTGTACACGGCAAGTCCGATCGGCGTCTTGCCGAATTTGGAGACCAAGGTGACATCTGCCTGGCACTTGAGTAGCAGGCGCACAATTCCCTTGTGTTTTTTCTCGACCGCCCAGTGCAGCGGGGTCATGCGAAGCTGACAGGAATGTTGGTTAGTCATTTTAAACagtcatttatttatatattcttacCATGTCGCGGGAGTTGACGCTGCACTTTAGCGCTAGCAGCAAGCTGACTATCCGCTCGTGACCGTAGTAGCAGGCTAGGTGGAGCGGCGTTCGGTCTACCTTGGTCTTGCCATCCATGTTAATGCCCCCCTGCAGGAGGATTTCGCAAATCTCCAGCTGATTGTTCATGGCGGCAAAGTGAAGTGCCGACATACCTAGCCAGTCGGAAGCGAAGGGAGCTCCATGCGCTAGCGCCGCCTTGACCCCAGCTACATCGCTGTCTCTGGCGCACTGGAGCAGCTGTTTGCCCAGGTCAACGCATGTGGCCGGACCCACCAGGATCCCCTTCTTTTGCTGGACATCCCCTTCGGTGCGCTATGAAGGAGTCGCCTCGGTTAGTGTGAATTACAAGCAAGGTACCGCGAGTCTTACGATCTCGTAGTGCATCAGGTTGGAGTTCTCCATGGGGTAGACGTGACCATCCGCTCGGAGAGTAGCAACGACTTTGCTGGCGCCGAGACTGTGCATTTTAGCAGAAGAACACTTTCAGGGACGAGTGAAGGCCTATAATTGGCATTACTTCAATAAGTTTATTAAGCAAAGGCTAAGAATGGCTTTAATTATGAATGTTTACGTTTTTAGATCTCTGCGGTGTGACCAGACATAGAAAAGGGCTTATACTCACCTATCagataaaattgtttttgaaatAGCTTTCGTCATATAGCATCAATAGCATTAGTTTCTTCAATCGTCTAAAATCATGTTAAACTTAAATCATTTTCTGCGTTGCCgttttttacatttaaatttaaatcacaGCTAAATCCTGTAAGACATTACTTGATCAAAGTAATAATACGAAGGATAAGGCAATCGAAGCTGAATTTATTGGTATATACCAAAAAGGAAGAATAGGTATCGATAATCTCTACATGACGAAAGTTTCTGATCGATATCAAGCACGGTCACACTTTATCTTATCGTTTTTACAGTTCGCGGTTTCGAGGTTTGCAACGCGCAATGAGCAAACTTAAACTAATTTTGTGACTCGGTAATCAAGTAAATGTGCAGCGGTCTAATTGAAATCAATGTTGCACGTGCAAATTACAGCTTGCGAGAGCAGCAATCATTTTTGTTCAGT is from Drosophila melanogaster chromosome 3L and encodes:
- the ddbt gene encoding deadbeat, isoform C; this translates as MARSQSKMIRAAMVVDDPNMVAWLPYLNFLRFLKRNFYPRTDLRRLLQVGLIRWIALSDAQKRLFEPERILARVARRQRNKRRRRLLRRARHGQKGRGAVRRPIYDSRPKPRRRKPK
- the ddbt gene encoding deadbeat, isoform D, whose translation is MARSQSKMIRAAMVVDDPNMVAWLPYLNFLRFLKRNFYPRTDLRRLLQVGLIRWIALSDAQKSESWRVWLAGKGINDAADYFAVLGMARKDVVQCDAPSTTAVLNRDAANRSRE
- the CG32344 gene encoding uncharacterized protein yields the protein MRKKQADEIPGFPSLDNDAGTSDRGADILKSKSKKNKSGGFQSMGLGFELIKGITKRGYKVPTPIQRKTIPLILEGRDVVAMAKTGSGKTACFLIPLFEKLQRREPTKGARALILSPTRELAVQTYKFIKELGRFMELKSILVLGGDSMDSQFSAIHTCPDVIVATPGRFLHLCVEMDLKLNSIEYVVFDEADRLFEMGFGEQLNETLHRLPSSRQTVMFSATLPKLLVEFARAGLNDPVLIRLDVESKLPDALALKFLYCRPDDRYTALVVLLKYVIPVQSQTVVFAGTQHHVELISYILTEAGISNASVYSSLDPAARKINTAKFVNKKVSVLIVTDVAARGIDIPSLDFVVNLHFPGKPKLFVHRVGRCARAGRTGTAYSIVSTDDTAHLLDLHLFLNRPFNIHDSSALGTIPQDLLEEEHLTVTDIKKSHHIAGVLRTSENAYKKYLSSRPVASTDANARVKKIKFFALKPLEDFFTAAPVLAQAAEASGQSTESQAKVSAAERKLQEEKHDILVKMRSFRPGGTVFELNTTQKSTQFIVMKEKRMQHAEVINKFRQQRAEEDIDEEKKTIEALNPSSGRMPTADEEAISSTFNKVVAPKRLQNMDALYKDKPKKKKRKINSKDEDHYVPYQSADKHTEDGLAINNFERQAQNAEFSVSDRDLSQEVKHKPGLKKWDRIKKKMVSVQDPRANKIRTESGAWIPASFKTGRYAEWKEKSKIEDQLQRENAGSDDENAKPLSHAQRYPVSRHARHNLKLELKKRLTGNDKEMRRPEQIVKSRMRLEFIKKRNEENAERKSENRKRSMRKTQRPKAQSTGGSKRRK
- the Atac3 gene encoding Ada2a-containing complex component 3, isoform C: MHSLGASKVVATLRADGHVYPMENSNLMHYEIRTEGDVQQKKGILVGPATCVDLGKQLLQCARDSDVAGVKAALAHGAPFASDWLGMSALHFAAMNNQLEICEILLQGGINMDGKTKVDRTPLHLACYYGHERIVSLLLALKCSVNSRDMLRMTPLHWAVEKKHKGIVRLLLKCQADVTLVSKFGKTPIGLAVYTEQADVLAELEAARQAQASKKLHEESEKETNEAVSSIMDEPEVIKTVDDKEMSVEERMDVLENMRGHANVLRNTALYILKTHEIADMVQDNDDEDSKEMLNTALQNGRQLVLSEGGRMLLHETKSGISGKQSTNGNARPSVAALRTNVNNSHPKIRMNVLKQKDLPSPAGVAKNKNIRIISLTDFKKLYGSDSTAKSLQKIPASLASSGMVRHLPDGTKLVNMRQLQARQLKLPSLQRPQDLTALEESHSQNEAAVPSPLPSGHPASGSSLRGQVGTVQTIQLRPSLSAGSGQGAVNNGAAPGKTIVNATKQSPKSPNVMPLLTSSEICRQLHELRRQNEDLRRRADSFQREKEEMLRRIDRLEQMVLVQESEADLDFGEDV
- the Atac3 gene encoding Ada2a-containing complex component 3, isoform D; translation: MHSLGASKVVATLRADGHVYPMENSNLMHYEIRTEGDVQQKKGILVGPATCVDLGKQLLQCARDSDVAGVKAALAHGAPFASDWLGMSALHFAAMNNQLEICEILLQGGINMDGKTKVDRTPLHLACYYGHERIVSLLLALKCSVNSRDMLRMTPLHWAVEKKHKGIVRLLLKCQADVTLVSKFGKTPIGLAVYTEQADVLAELEAARQAQASKKLHEESEQQAHKTKKETNEAVSSIMDEPEVIKTVDDKEMSVEERMDVLENMRGHANVLRNTALYILKTHEIADMVQDNDDEDSKEMLNTALQNGRQLVLSEGGRMLLHETKSGISGKQSTNGNARPSVAALRTNVNNSHPKIRMNVLKQKDLPSPAGVAKNKNIRIISLTDFKKLYGSDSTAKSLQKIPASLASSGMVRHLPDGTKLVNMRQLQARQLKLPSLQRPQDLTALEESHSQNEAAVPSPLPSGHPASGSSLRGQVGTVQTIQLRPSLSAGSGQGAVNNGAAPGKTIVNATKQSPKSPNVMPLLTSSEICRQLHELRRQNEDLRRRADSFQREKEEMLRRIDRLEQMVLVQESEADLDFGEDV